The genomic region CAGGCGGGCGGCGCCGTCGAGGTCGAGCGAACCGTCGGCGGTGAACGGGGTCACCATGGCCGTGAGCACTCGCCCGAAGGGGCGGGACACCGCCCGGGCGGGGGTGTCAGGGTGGTCGTGCGTCATGTTTCCAACCTAGCGGACGACCACGGACCGCCCGCCGGGGAAGGGCTCAGGAGACCGCCGCGTGCGGGCTGGTCGCCACCTCGGTGCCGTCGGGCAGGGTGGAGATCACGAAGTCGGCGAAGACGTTCGGGGCGACCCCCTGGAGCTGGCGCAGGCACTCCACGGCCAGCTCCCGGATCTCCACGTCGGCGTGCTCGGTGGCCCGCATCGCGACGAAGTGCCGCCAGGCCCGGTAATTGCCCGTCACCACGATCCGGGTCTCGGTGGCGTTCGGCAGCACCGCGCGGGCGGCCTGGCGGGCCTGCTTGCGCCGCAGGGTCGGGTTCGGCTCGTCGGCGAAGCGCTGCTCCAGCCCCTCGAGCAGCTCCGTGTACGCCCGCACGCTCGCCTCGGCCGCCTCGACGAACTTCTTGTGCAGCTCCGGGTCCTCGGCGATCACCGCGGGCTCGACCATGGCCGCGTCCCGCTCCGGGACGTACCGCTGGGAGAGCTGCGAGTACGAGAAGTGGCGGTGCCGGATCAGCTCGTGGGTGAAGGAGCGGGAGACCCCGGTGAAGTAGAAGGTCACCGAGCCGTGCTCCAGCACCGAGAGGTGCCCGACCTCCAGGATGTGCGCGAGGTAGCCGGCGTTGGTGGCGGTGGCCGGGTTCGGCTTGCGCCAGGACTGGTAGCAGGCCCGGCCGGCGAACTCGGCGAGCGCCTGGCCCCCCTCGGCGTCGGTCGACCACGGCACGTCGTCCGGCGCCTCGAACTGGGTCCACGCGATCAACTTCACCTGGGGCTGCACCATCTCCGGCATTCCTCGGACTGTAGTGGCGGCGCACGCCCCGCCCAAGTCCGGCTCGCGCCTCTGCAACGTCGATCACGTCGGGCACCGGCCGGGTGGCTGCTGCCCGCGTCGCACAGTCGGCGCCGATCCCCGGGCCAGCCACATCCGCGGTTCGCGCCGGTGCAGGTCGGTGCGCCCAGCGCCGGCCGGGTGATGCTGCCCGGATCCTTTGGAGCTGAGTCATCCACGACATCACGCCGTACCGGCCCGGCGCACCCTAGACAGCCGGCGCGCGGCGCAAGGCCGGAGCGGACCCGGCCCCGTAGCCGACACGCGGACCCAGCCCGCACAGGCGAGCCCGGCCCGCACGGGCGGATGTGGCCCGTGCACGGGCGGAGGTGGGCCTTCCCGCGTAGCCGGATACGCGGCCAGGCTGGCGTGGCCGGCGGCGGACGTCGCGAACCCGCGATGTCCAGAACGACTCAGCTCTAAAGGATGCGTGGATGGAACTACTCCGATCCTCCGCTCGCGCCAGCTGATCCCGCGCGCCGGCCGATCCACCGCCGCGCCGGCCCACCCCCGCCCGCGCCGGCTGAACGTGGCGCCCCGGCCCAGCGCCGACGGGCCCGCAGGGACGCCCAGCGGCGCCGGCGGGATGCGGTCGGCGGGCGAAGCGGCGGTGTCACGAAGCGGCAGCGGTGCGGCGGCTGGTCGAACGCCACGGCGCCGGGCACGGACCGTCGGGCGTGACCGGGTGGCTGGCCCGGCCGGGGGTGTGCGGTCAGACGTAGAGGGAGGTGAAGGGTGCCCAAGGGAGGTTGCGCAGCACCGAGAAGGCGAACCAGGCGGCCAGGAAGCCGCCGATCACCTTGCTGCTGATCCGCAGCTCGGGCAGGCGCCAACCGAACGCCTGCCGCCCCGCCCAGGCCACGAACAGGTAGGCCAGGAAGGGCAGCGCGAAGACGAAGAGGAAATGGTGCCGGGCGGCGGCCGGGAGGTCGGCGTGCAGCACGTACCAGAGCGCGCGGGTGCCACCGCAGCCTGGGCAGTCCAGCCCGGTGGTCAGCTTCAACAGGCAGGTGGGCGCGGCATCGGGATCCGACCGCGTCGGGTCGGCGAGCAGCGTGTAGCCGATCCCGGCCGCGACGCAGCCGACCGCCGCGAGCGGCACCGCCCAGCGGGGCGAACGGTCGTGAAGCCGGACCACGAACCGGGTGAGCCGGTCGGGCTCGGGCGCCGGGTACGCCGGCGCCGCGCCGGCCGGCCAGCCGGGAGGCGGCGTGCCCTCCGCCGGCCACGCGGTGGGCGGGACCACGTCCACGGGCGCCTCGGAGGCCGGGACCGTGCCGGCCGGCGGGGCGGCGGGTGCGTCAGCAGGCGGCTGCGGCGGGCCGGCCGGTCCGTGAACGCTCGTCACGCGCTCACCGTACACCGGCGACGCCCACCAACGCGGCGGCCAGCGGACCGGCCAGGTCGCCGGCGGTGGGCGGCGCGACCGCGTCCAGGCCGAGCCAGCCGGCGAGGCGGTAGAGCTCGGCGGCGAGCGCCACCGCGGTCTCGCCGGGATCGGCGCCGGGCTCGACCCACGCGGCCGGCACCAGCAGCACCCCGGCCTTCCGGTCGGCCTTCAGGTCGACCCGGGCGGTGAACCGCTCACCCTGCAGGAAGGGCAGCACGTAGTAGCCGTGCACCCGCTGCGGTGCCGGCACGTAGATCTCGATCCGGTAGCTGAAGTCGAAGAGCCGCTCGGTGCGGTTACGCTCCCAGACCAGCGGGTCGAACGGGCTGACCAGGGTGTTGCCGCGGACCCACCGGGGCAGCCGGGCCTGGGCGTGCAGCCAGGCCGGCTGCCGCCACCCGGCCACGGTCACCGGCAGCAGCTCACCGGCCTCGGCCAACTCAGCGATCGCCTGCCGGGCCCCGGCGAGCGGCAGCCGGAAGTAGTCGCGCAACTCCGGCTCGGCGGCGACCCCGAGCGACCGCGCGGCGATCGCCAGCAGGGTGCGGTAGGCCTCGCCGTCGGTCGGGGTGGGCGCGTCCAGCGCGGCGGCCGGCAGCACGCGCTCGGGCAGGTCGTAGCGGCGGGCGAAGGAGGTGCTGCGCTCGGCCGCGGTCACCTCACCGGCCCAGAACAGGTATTCCAGCGCCCGCTTCACCGCCGACCAGTTCCACCCCCAGTTGCCGGTCTCCCGCGGCGCGTCGTGCTCGATCTCCGCGGCGGTCAGCGGGCCCCGCGCGGCCACCTCGTCGCGCACCCAGGCCACCAGCTCGGGCTGCTCCTCGGCGATCCGGCGCATGCCGCCCCACGACTCGCTGCGTGCCCGGGCCATCCGCCAACGCAGCGCCGCGTGCAGCGCGACCGGGACCAGCGACGCCTCGTGCCCCCAGTATTCGAACAGCTCCCGGGGGCGGCGGTAGGCGGCGGTGTCGAGCAGGGTCGTCGGGTAGGGCCCGAGCCGGCTGTAGAGCGGCAGGTAGTGGGCCCGTTGCAGCACGTTGACCGAGTCCATCTGGATCAGCCCGACCCGGTCGAGCACCCGGCGCAGGTGCCGGCGGGTCGGCACGCCGACGGGCGCCGGGTCGGCGAAGCCCTGGGCGGCCAGCGCCACCCGGCGGGCCTGGGCGAGCGAGAGCGATTCCGGTGCGGTCATCGTCGGCGACACTATGTCATCGGTACGACGCCGCCGCGCCATGCTGGATTTGCCGACGGATGCGGCATAGAACGGTGCAATGCTCACCATCCGCCCCGAGGAGCCGGACGACGCCGAAGCGGTCGCCCAGGTGCACGTGCACGGTTGGCAGACCGGCTACGCCGGCATCATGCCGGACGAGGTGCTGCGCCGGCTGAACGTGGCGGCCTGGGCCCAGCGCCGGCGCGACATCGGCACGGCCGACCCGGAGCACCCGTTCACCACCCTCCTCGCCGAGGCGGACGGCGGGCGGATCATCGGGTTCACCTCGTTCGGCCCGTACCGCGTCGACCAGGACCGCGCGGACCTCGACCCGACGTGGGGCGAGGTGCTCGCCCTCTTCGTCGAGCCGGCCCACTGGGGTGACGGCACCGCGCGGGCGCTGCTGGCCGCCGCCCGCGACGGACTGGCCGCGCGGGGCTGGACGGCGTACCGGATGTGGGTGCTGGCGGAGAACAGCCGGGCCCGCCGGTTCTGCGCGCGGGCCGGGCTGTCACCGGACGGTGAGCGGTCGACCTACCCGGTGCCGCTCTCCGGCGGCCGCCCCCCGGTCGGGCTCGTCGAGCTGCGGTACGCCGGACGCCTCGACGGCTGACCGGCGCGGCGCGACCCACCGGCGGATCGGCAGGAACGCCAGCAGCGCGAGGCTGATCCAGACGTACGCGTTGCTGCCGAGGAAGCCGTCCACGCCGGTGAAGTCCTTCTCCCACGACCAGACGATCCGGCTGATCAGGAGCCCGTACCCGACGATCGCGGCGGCCAGCAGGAGACGGCGCCGGCGGCCGCCCGCGGGCGCCGCCATGGCGTTGTCCACCAGCAGGATCAACGCCGGCAGCAGCCAGACCAGGTGGTGCACCCAGGTGACCGGGCTGACCAGACACATCACCGCGCCGGTGAGGGCGAGGCCGGTCGCCTCGTCACCGACCGCGACGGCGGCCCGGGAGCGCCAGGCCCAGAGCGCCAGCGTGCCGAGCACCAGGACCAGCCAGGCCACCGTGCTCGGGTGCGCCGGGTCGAGCCGGGCGACCACTCCGCGCAGCGACTGGTTGGAGACGAACGCCAGCTCGCCCACCCGGCCGGTGTTCCACAGGGCCTCGGTCCAGAACTCCCGGGAGGCGTTCGGGAAGAGGGCGCCAGCGAGCACGCTGGCCCCGGCCGCGGTGGCCATCGCGGTGACGGCCGCCCGCCAGCGCCCGGTGACCAGCAGGTAGACGATGAAGATGCCCGGCGTGAGTTTGATCGCGGTAGCCAGCCCGATGCCCACCCCGGCCCAGCGGTTGCCGGCCGGCAGCAGCCGGAGCAGGTCGACCGCGACCAGGAAGAGCAGCAGCATGTTCACCTGGCCGAAGTTGACCGTCTCGCGCATCGGCTCGAACGCGGCGGACAGGCAGAGCGCCACGGCAAGGGTGAACCAGCGGGTCCAGCCGGCCCGCCGGGCGATCGGGTCGAGCAGCCACCAGAAGAGCACCGCGGTCACGACGACCGTGGCGGCGACGCTCACGGTGATGGCGGCCGGCCACGGCAGGTACGCCATCGGCAGCATGACCAGCGCGGCGAACGGCGGATAGGTGAAGCCGTACTGCGTGTAGGGCCGCAGGTAGTCGTAGATCTCCCCGCCGTCGTGCACCCACCAGTTCAGGGCGCCGTAGTAGACCTGAAGGTCGAAGAAGCCGTGCCGTACGGCCGCGACCAGCAGGAAGGCGCTCACCGCGACGGCGAGCAGGAGAACACTGACGACCTGCCACATCGTCCGACTGGCACCCTGCGCCACCGTCGCCTCCCTCGCCCTGCGTAGGCTCACGTCCCATGGCTCTCGGGTACGTCCGCCCGGCGCGTCCGGAGGACGCCGGCGAGATCGCACGCATCCAGCTCGCGACCTGGCGGGTCGCCTATCGCCGGATCCTGCCCCGGCACGTCCTCGACAACCTGGACGAGGCGTGGCTCGCGCGGCGCTGGACCGCGGCGGTGCAGGAGCCGCCCTCCGGCGCCCACCGCGTGCTGGTCGCCGTCGAACAGGCCGAGCAATCGTATCTGGTGGGGTTCGCCGCCTCCGGTCCGGCCGATGCGGAGGCCCTCGCCCCCGGCGAGCCGGCCGACGCCCTCGACGCGGGCGTGGTGGCCGTCACCGACCTGCTGGTGGAGCCGCGTTGGGGCCGGCGGGGGCACGGCAGCCGGCTGCTCGCCGCGAGCGTGGACCTGTGGCGGGAGGACGGCTTCGGGCGGGCGGTCGCCTGGGCGTTCGACGGTGACGCGGCGATCCGGAAGTTCCTGACCAGCACCGGCTGGGAGCCGGACGGCGCGGCCCGCGCCCTGGACGTGGACGACATGCTCGTCCCCCAGATCCGCCTGCACGTCGCGGTCCCCACCGAGCCGGTCGCGGAGGACTGAGCCGGCGCCCGTCGGCGGAGATCGCCGGCGGCGGCCCCGCGTCCCCGTCGTGTCACCCGCGTGGGTCCCAGGGTGGGCCTACTGTGACCTGGAGACGGGCTCTCGGCCGCCCGGCACCACCGCGCGGACGGGGCACGACCGGAAGAGGGAGACGATCATGTTCAGGGACACGCGGGCGTTCAGCGGCTTCTCGGTGGACGACACCGACCGGGCGATGACCTTCTATGCCGACACCCTCGGCCTGCGCGTGTCGCTGGACGAGGCGATGGGCGGGCTTCTGACGCTGCACATCGCCGGCGACCGGGACATCCTGGTCTACCCGAAGGGCGGCGACCACACGCCCGCGACCTACACCGTGCTCAACTTCCCGGTCGACGACATCGACCGGGCCGTCGACCAACTGACCGCACGCGGGGTGCAGTTCGCGCGCTACCCGGGGATGCCCCAGGACGACAAGGGGATCATGCGCGGGAACGGGCCGGCGATCGCCTGGTTCACCGATCCCGCCGGCAATGTCATGGCGGTGCTGGAGCTGAAGTGAGCGGTGGCGGTCCCCCGCGCGGAGCCGGGAACCGCCACCGATCGCACCACCGACCGCCCGGCAGGTCAGCCCTTGTCGGAGCCGTCGTTCGCGTCGCGGACGAAGTAGCGCTGGAAGATCACGAACAGGATCGCGACCGGGATGGTGGCCAGCAGGGCGGCGCCCAGCTTGAGCGGATACTGGCTGCCCTTCCCGAGTGAGCCGCTGACCAGGTCGGCCAGGCCGCGGGGCAGGGTGAACAGGTCCGGGTCCTGCACCGACACCAGGCTGTGCGGGAACTCGTTCCAGGAGCCCTGGAACGACAGGATGGTCAGGGTGATCAGTGCCGGCTTCGCCATCGGCAGCACCACCGACCAGAACGTGCGGAACACGCTCGCCCCGTCGATCCGGGCCGCCTCCTCCACGCTCACCGGGATCGACTCGAAGAACTGCTTCATGATGAACACGCCGGCCGCGTCGGCGAGCAGCGGGATGACCAGCCCGGTGTAGCTGTTGTAGATGCCGAGCTGGTTGAGCACCAGGAACTTCGGGATCAGCAGCACCACGGGCGGCACCGCCATCACCGCGACCACCATGGCGAAGAGCCCGGCCCGCCCGCGGAACCGCAGCCGGGCCAGCGCGTAGCCGGCGAGCGAGTCGAAGAACACCCGCCCCACCGTGACCAGCACGGTGACCAGCAGCGAGTTGCCGAGCCACAGCGGGAAGTTGGTGCCGGCGAAGATCCGCTCGAAGCCGGTCAGCGTCAGTGGGTCGGGGATCGGCGAGAGCGGGTTCGCCGCCGCGTCCGGCTCGGTCTTGAACGAGTTCCCGAGCTGGATGACGAACGGGTAGAGAAAGACCAACCCGAAGAAGACCAGCGTGGCGTACCCCAGGAAGCGGGAGGCCAGCGTGCGGCGGCCCCGGCCGCGACGCCGGGCGGGCGCCGCCGCGACCGGCGGGCGGTCGGTCAGCACGGCCATGTCACGACCCTTCCGGTACGCGTCGACGCCACCAGCCCCGCCGCCGCCCGACCGGGTCCCGGTCGGCCATCACACGGCGCTGGATCAGGGTGAGCACGATGATGATCAGGAACAGCACGAACGAGATCGCCGCTCCGGAGCCGTAGTCGAAGTCGCGGAACGCGGTGCGGTACGACAGGTAGGCCGGGGTGAGGGTGGTCTTGGCCGGATCGCCCTGGCTCATCACGTACACCTGGTCGAAGACCTGCCACGAGCCGATCAGGCCGAGGGTGAGCACCAGGAAGGTGGTCGGCTTGATCATCGGCAGGGTGACGTAGCGGAACCGTTGCCACCGGCTCGCCCCGTCGAGCGTGCTGGCCTCGTCCAGGGCCACCGGCACGTTCTGCAACGCGGCCAGGAACATCAGCATGAAGGTGCCGGAGGTCGTCCAGACCACCAGCGTGATGATGGAGACCATCGCGACGCTCGGTCCGGAGAGCCAGTCCCACCAGCTCAGCCCGAACGGGCCGCCGCCGGTCAGGGCGGCGGGCGGGGTGTCCACCCCGAGCGTGCCGAGCAGCAGGTGCAGGACGCCGCGCGAGTCGGCGAACCACTCCGGCCCGTTGAGGCCGACGAGGGCGAGCAGCTTGTTGACCGCGCCGGAGTTCGCGAACAGGAACAGGAAGACCACGCTGATCGCCACCGAGCTGGTGACCGAGGGGAAGTAGAAGGCGCTGCGGAAGAAGCCCTTCCCCTTGAGCATCCGGTTGTTCACCACCATGGCCAGGCCGAGGGCGAGCACGGTCTGCGCCGGCACCACGATCCCGACGTAGTAGACGGTGTTGCGGATGCTGGTCATGAAGTCCCGGCGGTCGAGCCCGTCGTCGGTGAACAGCCGGGTGTAGTTGTCGCTCCCGACGAACGGCACGTTGCTGGTGAACGGGCTGCCCTGGCCGTTCCAGTCGGTCAGGCTCACCCAGAGCGCCATCAGGATCGGCAGCAGCATGAACAGCCCGAGGATCAGGATCACCGGTGCCACGAAGAGCCAGCCGGCGACGTTCTCGTTGCCGCGGGTGCCGCGTCCATGCCGGGGCGCCTCGCCACGCGCGGTGGCCGGCGCCGCCAGTGCCTCGGTCGCCATCTCCCTCCCCTCTCCTCTCGGAGATGCGGGCGGGGGCCCCGGTAGCGGGGCCCCCGCCGTCACCTCAGCTGCCGCCGAGCGCCGCCTTGGCGTTCTTGTCGAAGTTCGCCAGGATGGTCTTCGGGTCGCCGGTGGTCAGGCCCTGCAGGCCGGCCTCGAGGTCCCGCAGGACGCTGTCCATCTTCGGGGCGTTGACCGGGCCCTGGGCGTACGCGACGCCGTCGATGAAGGTCTTGTCCGCCGGGAAGGCGGCGGTGTACTGCTCGCGCACCGACTGGCGGGACGGCATCACGCCGAACGCGGTGGCGAACGCCATCTGCTGCTCGCCGCTGGTCATCGCCTCGACGAACTTGATCGCCTGGTCCTTGTACTTCGACTTCGCCGCGATGCCCCAGCATTGGGTGAAGGAGAGCGTGCCCTGCCCCTTGGCGCCGGTGGGCAGCGGAACGACCTTGTACTTCACGTTCGGGAAGTCGTTCTGCAGGGCGCCCTTGATCCAGTTGCCCTCGATGGTCATCACGGCCTTGCCCCTGCCGAACGCCTCGCCGGACCAGCCGGCGTCCAGCTGCTTCGGGTACTTGGCCAGCCCGTCGGTGAGCAGGCCCTTGACGTACTGGAGGGCGGCCAGGTTCTCCGGGGTGTCGGCGGTGGGCTGCTTGCCGTCCTTGCTCATCAGCCAGCCGCCGTTCTGCACCATGAAGGCGCCGATCCGGTCCCGGGTGTCGCCCAGCGCCAGCGCCACCATCCCCTTGGCCTTGATCTTCTGGCCGGTCGCGGTGAGCTGGTCCCAGGTGGTCGGCACGTCCGCGTCGGTCAGGCCGGCCTTCGCCCACAGGTCGGTGTTGATCTGGAGGGCGAGGGTGGAGAAGTCCTTCGGCGCGCAGTAGAGCTTGCCGTCGTAGGTGAACGTGGTGCGCAGGCTCTCGTAGAAGTCGCCGGTATTGCTGATCTTGTCGCCGTACGGCTCGAGCGCGCCGACGCTGGCGTAGTCGGCGAACCGGGTCGCGTCGACGTAGAAGACGTCCGGCGGGGTGCCGCCGGCCAGGCCCTGGCCGAGCTGCTGGGTGAGGTCCTGGGCGGGGGTCACCGTGGCGGTGTTGCCGGTGCTGCCCGCCCACTTCGCCGCCGCGTCCTGCACCGCCTTGGTCTCCGCCTCGCCGGAGGAGCCGATCAGGATCTGCAGGTTGGCCGGACCGCTGGACTGCGCGGTGTCGCCCGACTCGTCGAAGCCGCTGCCGCAGGCCGCCAAGCCGAGCAGTGCGACGGCGGCGAGGCCGGCCACCGCCGCCCGGGTGAGGGTTCGAGGTGCCATCGGATTCTCCTGTGGGGGAAGGGGAAACGGACTACGCCGTGTGCCGGAGCACCAGCGAGGGCTGAAGCAGTACGGGGGCCGGGGTCCGCTGGTCGCCGTCGAGGACCGCGGTGAGCAGGTCCACGCAGCCGGCGGCGGCCTCGGCGAGCGGTTGGCTGACGCTGGTCAGGCCGACCGCGGCGGCGACCGGGGTGTCGTCGAAGCCGGTCACCGCGACGGGCGGGTCGGCCGCGCGGACGGCCTGCATCGCGCCGAGCGCGAGGGAGTCGCTGGCGCACACCACGGCGGTCGGCGGGTCGGCCACGACGAGCAGGTCACGCATCAGCCGCTCGCCCTCGGCGATGCCGTCCTCGGTCGCCCGGTCCAGCCCCGTCGGGTCGATCCCGGCCGAGCGCAGCGTCTCGCGCCAACCGGAGCGCCGGTCGTCGCCGACACCGGAGCCGGCCGGCCAGCCGAGGAAGCCGATCCGCCGGTGGCCGCGCACCAGCAGGTGGGCGGTGGCCTTCGCGGTGCCGGCGGCGCCGTCGACGTCGACCCACGGGTGCGCCGCGGGGTCGTCCCACGGCCGGCCGAAGGTCACGAAGGCGACGCCGCGGTCCGCCAGCCAGGCCGTCCGGGGGTCGCCGTGGTCGGTGCC from Micromonospora sp. WMMD812 harbors:
- the thyX gene encoding FAD-dependent thymidylate synthase, whose product is MVQPQVKLIAWTQFEAPDDVPWSTDAEGGQALAEFAGRACYQSWRKPNPATATNAGYLAHILEVGHLSVLEHGSVTFYFTGVSRSFTHELIRHRHFSYSQLSQRYVPERDAAMVEPAVIAEDPELHKKFVEAAEASVRAYTELLEGLEQRFADEPNPTLRRKQARQAARAVLPNATETRIVVTGNYRAWRHFVAMRATEHADVEIRELAVECLRQLQGVAPNVFADFVISTLPDGTEVATSPHAAVS
- a CDS encoding DUF2752 domain-containing protein: MDVVPPTAWPAEGTPPPGWPAGAAPAYPAPEPDRLTRFVVRLHDRSPRWAVPLAAVGCVAAGIGYTLLADPTRSDPDAAPTCLLKLTTGLDCPGCGGTRALWYVLHADLPAAARHHFLFVFALPFLAYLFVAWAGRQAFGWRLPELRISSKVIGGFLAAWFAFSVLRNLPWAPFTSLYV
- a CDS encoding crosslink repair DNA glycosylase YcaQ family protein, producing MTAPESLSLAQARRVALAAQGFADPAPVGVPTRRHLRRVLDRVGLIQMDSVNVLQRAHYLPLYSRLGPYPTTLLDTAAYRRPRELFEYWGHEASLVPVALHAALRWRMARARSESWGGMRRIAEEQPELVAWVRDEVAARGPLTAAEIEHDAPRETGNWGWNWSAVKRALEYLFWAGEVTAAERSTSFARRYDLPERVLPAAALDAPTPTDGEAYRTLLAIAARSLGVAAEPELRDYFRLPLAGARQAIAELAEAGELLPVTVAGWRQPAWLHAQARLPRWVRGNTLVSPFDPLVWERNRTERLFDFSYRIEIYVPAPQRVHGYYVLPFLQGERFTARVDLKADRKAGVLLVPAAWVEPGADPGETAVALAAELYRLAGWLGLDAVAPPTAGDLAGPLAAALVGVAGVR
- a CDS encoding GNAT family N-acetyltransferase, which codes for MLTIRPEEPDDAEAVAQVHVHGWQTGYAGIMPDEVLRRLNVAAWAQRRRDIGTADPEHPFTTLLAEADGGRIIGFTSFGPYRVDQDRADLDPTWGEVLALFVEPAHWGDGTARALLAAARDGLAARGWTAYRMWVLAENSRARRFCARAGLSPDGERSTYPVPLSGGRPPVGLVELRYAGRLDG
- a CDS encoding glycosyltransferase 87 family protein, with the translated sequence MAQGASRTMWQVVSVLLLAVAVSAFLLVAAVRHGFFDLQVYYGALNWWVHDGGEIYDYLRPYTQYGFTYPPFAALVMLPMAYLPWPAAITVSVAATVVVTAVLFWWLLDPIARRAGWTRWFTLAVALCLSAAFEPMRETVNFGQVNMLLLFLVAVDLLRLLPAGNRWAGVGIGLATAIKLTPGIFIVYLLVTGRWRAAVTAMATAAGASVLAGALFPNASREFWTEALWNTGRVGELAFVSNQSLRGVVARLDPAHPSTVAWLVLVLGTLALWAWRSRAAVAVGDEATGLALTGAVMCLVSPVTWVHHLVWLLPALILLVDNAMAAPAGGRRRRLLLAAAIVGYGLLISRIVWSWEKDFTGVDGFLGSNAYVWISLALLAFLPIRRWVAPRRSAVEASGVPQLDEPDRGAAAGERHRVGRPLTVR
- a CDS encoding GNAT family N-acetyltransferase, encoding MALGYVRPARPEDAGEIARIQLATWRVAYRRILPRHVLDNLDEAWLARRWTAAVQEPPSGAHRVLVAVEQAEQSYLVGFAASGPADAEALAPGEPADALDAGVVAVTDLLVEPRWGRRGHGSRLLAASVDLWREDGFGRAVAWAFDGDAAIRKFLTSTGWEPDGAARALDVDDMLVPQIRLHVAVPTEPVAED
- a CDS encoding VOC family protein; translated protein: MFRDTRAFSGFSVDDTDRAMTFYADTLGLRVSLDEAMGGLLTLHIAGDRDILVYPKGGDHTPATYTVLNFPVDDIDRAVDQLTARGVQFARYPGMPQDDKGIMRGNGPAIAWFTDPAGNVMAVLELK
- a CDS encoding carbohydrate ABC transporter permease, whose product is MAVLTDRPPVAAAPARRRGRGRRTLASRFLGYATLVFFGLVFLYPFVIQLGNSFKTEPDAAANPLSPIPDPLTLTGFERIFAGTNFPLWLGNSLLVTVLVTVGRVFFDSLAGYALARLRFRGRAGLFAMVVAVMAVPPVVLLIPKFLVLNQLGIYNSYTGLVIPLLADAAGVFIMKQFFESIPVSVEEAARIDGASVFRTFWSVVLPMAKPALITLTILSFQGSWNEFPHSLVSVQDPDLFTLPRGLADLVSGSLGKGSQYPLKLGAALLATIPVAILFVIFQRYFVRDANDGSDKG
- a CDS encoding sugar ABC transporter permease produces the protein MATEALAAPATARGEAPRHGRGTRGNENVAGWLFVAPVILILGLFMLLPILMALWVSLTDWNGQGSPFTSNVPFVGSDNYTRLFTDDGLDRRDFMTSIRNTVYYVGIVVPAQTVLALGLAMVVNNRMLKGKGFFRSAFYFPSVTSSVAISVVFLFLFANSGAVNKLLALVGLNGPEWFADSRGVLHLLLGTLGVDTPPAALTGGGPFGLSWWDWLSGPSVAMVSIITLVVWTTSGTFMLMFLAALQNVPVALDEASTLDGASRWQRFRYVTLPMIKPTTFLVLTLGLIGSWQVFDQVYVMSQGDPAKTTLTPAYLSYRTAFRDFDYGSGAAISFVLFLIIIVLTLIQRRVMADRDPVGRRRGWWRRRVPEGS
- a CDS encoding extracellular solute-binding protein: MAPRTLTRAAVAGLAAVALLGLAACGSGFDESGDTAQSSGPANLQILIGSSGEAETKAVQDAAAKWAGSTGNTATVTPAQDLTQQLGQGLAGGTPPDVFYVDATRFADYASVGALEPYGDKISNTGDFYESLRTTFTYDGKLYCAPKDFSTLALQINTDLWAKAGLTDADVPTTWDQLTATGQKIKAKGMVALALGDTRDRIGAFMVQNGGWLMSKDGKQPTADTPENLAALQYVKGLLTDGLAKYPKQLDAGWSGEAFGRGKAVMTIEGNWIKGALQNDFPNVKYKVVPLPTGAKGQGTLSFTQCWGIAAKSKYKDQAIKFVEAMTSGEQQMAFATAFGVMPSRQSVREQYTAAFPADKTFIDGVAYAQGPVNAPKMDSVLRDLEAGLQGLTTGDPKTILANFDKNAKAALGGS
- a CDS encoding LacI family DNA-binding transcriptional regulator, with product MAEKVTIATVARHARVSRQTVSNVLNAPHIVREETRQRVQEAIDTLGYRVSQAARQMRTGRSRLIAVRIEPTRDGINGSVLDRFLHGLTETAEANGYRTMLYTADDDQSEIAAYDDLLSAYDLDGFVLTGTDHGDPRTAWLADRGVAFVTFGRPWDDPAAHPWVDVDGAAGTAKATAHLLVRGHRRIGFLGWPAGSGVGDDRRSGWRETLRSAGIDPTGLDRATEDGIAEGERLMRDLLVVADPPTAVVCASDSLALGAMQAVRAADPPVAVTGFDDTPVAAAVGLTSVSQPLAEAAAGCVDLLTAVLDGDQRTPAPVLLQPSLVLRHTA